One Cohnella candidum genomic region harbors:
- the cpaB gene encoding Flp pilus assembly protein CpaB, translated as MRSKIILMAALVMGIVTTVLFFNYMKKYDAAAAVNETFVSVVAAKQEIKENTKITGAMLQTIQIPANGVHASTIKDLALAEGKVAASDLAAGEVILANHIKDQQAEAQFVSKKVRDGYRAVSLGVNLVQSVSNLIEPEDYVDLVFTETDPDTKKVQSSILLENVRVLAIGRRMVQADATTEYVEYATVTLEVKPEDGVTVINSDEKGPVSLMLHSRVVQEDGGSKP; from the coding sequence ATGAGATCCAAAATCATACTGATGGCCGCTCTCGTGATGGGCATCGTGACGACGGTCCTGTTCTTTAATTACATGAAGAAATACGACGCGGCCGCGGCCGTGAACGAGACGTTCGTCAGCGTCGTGGCGGCGAAGCAGGAAATCAAGGAAAACACGAAAATCACCGGGGCCATGCTCCAGACGATCCAAATTCCGGCCAACGGGGTGCACGCCTCGACGATCAAGGATTTGGCGCTTGCGGAAGGCAAGGTGGCGGCCAGCGACCTGGCGGCGGGGGAAGTCATTCTCGCCAACCATATCAAGGACCAGCAGGCGGAGGCGCAATTCGTCTCCAAAAAAGTCCGGGATGGTTACCGGGCGGTGTCGCTCGGCGTCAACCTCGTGCAGTCGGTTTCCAACTTGATCGAGCCTGAGGACTATGTCGATCTCGTCTTCACGGAGACGGATCCGGACACCAAGAAGGTCCAATCCTCCATCCTTCTCGAAAACGTTCGAGTACTCGCGATCGGCCGCCGAATGGTTCAGGCAGACGCGACGACCGAGTATGTGGAATACGCGACCGTGACGCTCGAAGTGAAGCCGGAGGACGGGGTGACCGTCATCAACTCCGACGAGAAGGGGCCGGTCAGCTTGATGCTGCACAGCCGCGTGGTTCAGGAGGACGGAGGGAGCAAGCCATGA
- a CDS encoding AAA family ATPase — protein sequence MSQSPKSDGNEPSAKRGEMIALCSAKGGIGRTVMAVNLAVALSKKNVQVGLLDGNFQFGDIALALDLQPTFTIKDVVEGIGEMDRYALSGFLIHHGSGVKTLAAPERPEFADLVTPAVIDRVCDLLLAQTDYLVVDTGAGLSEQTLQFIEKADQIFVLTTLEMTAIKNTKLMLETLEVLGYRHKTQLVVNRATMESVIKASDVPDILGYETSMFVPNEWQLATQSLNTGIPFVQNQAKTDLAKALFKWAEQLVIRREISVFKPKSGSFLQQLFHKTSKNITSIF from the coding sequence ATGAGCCAGTCGCCGAAATCGGACGGAAACGAACCGTCCGCCAAACGGGGTGAGATGATCGCCCTCTGCAGCGCGAAGGGAGGGATCGGCCGGACCGTGATGGCGGTGAACCTGGCGGTCGCCTTGTCCAAGAAAAACGTGCAGGTCGGCCTGCTGGACGGCAATTTTCAGTTCGGAGACATCGCGCTGGCGCTCGACCTTCAGCCGACCTTCACGATCAAGGACGTCGTGGAGGGGATCGGGGAAATGGACCGCTACGCGCTGTCCGGCTTCCTGATCCATCACGGCAGCGGGGTGAAGACGCTGGCGGCGCCGGAGCGCCCGGAATTCGCGGACCTCGTGACGCCGGCGGTCATCGACCGCGTCTGCGATCTCTTGCTGGCGCAAACCGATTATCTTGTCGTCGATACCGGCGCGGGGCTCTCGGAGCAGACGCTGCAGTTCATCGAGAAAGCGGACCAGATTTTCGTGCTCACGACGCTGGAGATGACGGCGATCAAAAACACGAAGCTGATGCTGGAGACGCTGGAGGTGCTCGGGTATCGGCACAAAACGCAGCTGGTCGTCAACCGGGCCACGATGGAGAGCGTCATCAAAGCGTCGGACGTGCCGGACATCCTGGGATACGAGACGTCCATGTTCGTGCCGAACGAGTGGCAGCTCGCCACCCAATCGCTGAACACGGGCATTCCGTTCGTTCAAAACCAAGCCAAAACGGACCTCGCCAAAGCGCTGTTCAAATGGGCCGAGCAGCTCGTGATCCGGCGGGAAATCTCGGTGTTCAAGCCGAAGTCGGGGTCTTTCCTCCAGCAACTGTTCCATAAAACGTCGAAAAACATTACCTCGATCTTCTGA